One window from the genome of Panulirus ornatus isolate Po-2019 chromosome 26, ASM3632096v1, whole genome shotgun sequence encodes:
- the Ir93a gene encoding LOW QUALITY PROTEIN: ionotropic receptor 21a (The sequence of the model RefSeq protein was modified relative to this genomic sequence to represent the inferred CDS: deleted 1 base in 1 codon), which translates to MLTGMSEAVRLVHDASSLPHCSLILLTDGNTSHHTLYQDLGALEMTGVGVLEAQPAAPVANLTLQQRLSKVVSQARRLRQLAWCVTVVVVSDDPAYLSAFAEASDVGRLLKWTNRLLVVTKLLLPDLQHLLRHHWAFSMMNTMFLSMEEATGVLRGNVYTHLPYSPRGARTARVATWSEARGLTLLSHVSLYPEKFANFYGASLNMSVWPFSPYWMEVEETAPNGTKVSKLTGRAYIILETIAQNLNFSINVLPPNNLPDVMLKIEKRVAFMMPMKLAIFPHLLEKYDYTFIIEEATLGFAMAKPKLKPRWQSLYYPMTDEVWASLLTLLLLMPAALLMIMSGEEHHGASVRRAGPVMVVQEIFKTLLGQNLSGRLPRGTSIRLIMGTWLVFAFIMGAAYRGNLTAFLTVPKYPTRPEDLHQLLVTRARVTMPPDLRVNFYEGFKKSNSSAMQTLVKLVSFVPSHDVGLKQAIIMNEAYIYESLFLKLVIAKNFTERDGSTPLYVAREPVVPGYSAWIIPRDAPYKHGLDRCILALHEAGLIRRWSQVVLDEARQRDLSQQGRVKVEEADQTLREEKLGGKIQALTIVHLQGPLFLFLMGLMVSVLSFLLELFLRQHSQ; encoded by the exons atgctgacGGGAATGAGCGAGGCTGTGAGGTTGGTACATGATGCTTCCTCATTGCCTCACTGTTCACTCATCCTACTCACGGACggcaacacctcacaccacactctatACCAA GACCTTGGGGCTTTGGAGATGACTGGAGTGGGAGTGCTTGAGGCCCAGCCGGCTGCCCCAGTCGCCAACCTAACCCTGCAGCAGCGACTCTCCAAGGTGGTCAGCCAAGCACGCCGG CTGCGACAGCTGgcgtggtgtgtgactgtggtggtcgtgagcgacgacccagcctACCTCTCCGCCTTCGCCGAGGCCTCGGATGTCGGCCGCTTGCTGAAGTGGACCAACAGACTCCTCGTCGTGACTAAGCTGCTCCTGCCGGATCTTCAGCACCTCCTGCGCCATCACTGG GCCTTCTCCATGATGAACACCATGTTCCTCAGTATGGAGGAAGCCACGGGTGTTCTGCG GGGCAACGTGTACACTCACCTGCCGTACAGTCCACGGGGCGCCCGTACAGCCAGGGTCGCCACCTGGTCAGAGGCCCgtggcctgactctcctctcccacgtcAGCCTCTATCCGGAAAAGTTTGCAAA TTTCTATGGCGCGTCTCTGAACATGAGCGTGTGGCCGTTCTCGCCTTActggatggaggtggaggagacagCTCCAAATGGCACCAAGGTCTCCAAGCTCACTGGCCGAGCCTACATCATCCTGGAGACCATTGCCCAAAACCTCAACTTCTCCATCAATGTTCTCCCTCCTAATAATCTGCCGGAT GTTATGTTAAAAATTGAGAAGCGCGTGGCATTTATGATGCCCATGAAATTGGCCATCTTCCCACACTTGCTGGAGAAATATGACTATACGTTCATCATTGAGGAAGCCACCCTGGGCTTCGCAATGGCCAAGCCCAAGCTCAAACCTCGGTGGCAGTCCTTGTACTACCCCATGACAGACGAGGTGTGGGCCTCCTTGCTGACGCTCCTACTACTCATGCCCGCTGCTTTACTCATG ATTATGAGTGGAGAggagcatcacggagcatcagtCAGACGAGCAGGACCCGTCATGGTGGTACAGGAGATCTTCAAGACACTTTTGGGCCAGAATCTCTCGGGACGCCTTCCTAGAGGCACCTCCATCCGTCTGATAATGGGGACGTGGCTGGTCTTCGCCTTCATCATGGGGGCGGCCTACCGTGGTAACCTGACGGCCTTTCTCACCGTGCCAAAATACCCAACGCGACCAGAAGACCTCCATCAGCTGCTCGTGACCCGGGCGCG GGTGACAATGCCTCCGGATCTTCGAGTTAATTTTTATGAGGGTTTTAAGAAATCCAACTCAAGTGCTATGCAAACCTTGGTGAAGCTGGTGTCTTTCGTGCCTTCCCATGACGTCGGACTGAAACAAGCCATCATTATGAA TGAGGCGTATATCTACGAGAGTCTCTTCCTCAAGTTGGTCATCGCCAAGAACTTCACGGAGAGGGATGGGTCGACGCCCCTGTACGTGGCCAGGGAACCTGTGGTGCCAGGGTATTCTGCCTGGATCATCCCAAGGGACGCGCCCTACAAACATGGCCTTGACCGCTGCATCCTGGCCCTCCatgag GCCGGGCTTATCCGAAGGTGGAGCCAGGTCGTCCTTGACGAGGCTCGCCAGCGGGATCTGTCCCAACAGGGGCGTGTTAAGGTTGAGGAGGCTGACCAGACCCTGCGGGAGGAAAAGCTTGGCGGGAAGATCCAAGCTTTGACCATTGTCCATCTGCAAGgaccactcttcctcttcctcatggGCCTTATGGTGTCCGTACTCTCCTTTTTGCTGGAGCTCTTCCTACGACAACACTCGCAGTGA